A genome region from Vulpes lagopus strain Blue_001 chromosome 7, ASM1834538v1, whole genome shotgun sequence includes the following:
- the LOC121494208 gene encoding T-cell-specific guanine nucleotide triphosphate-binding protein 2-like, with translation MDQFICDFMVGKNFQQLAINFIPHYTMLVNKAGGIISPENLDRIQAALKEAKLKDVADIIEESLVAAENAPLDVAVIGESGTGKSSFINALRGLSYEEEGSASVGVVETTMKKTPYQHPKYPKVTFWDLPGTGTPNFHPHEYLEMVEFATYDFFIIISSSRFSLNDALLAQNIKEIGKKFYFVRTKVDNDLYNEEKSKPMSFKRERVLQQIRDNCLANLSNIGMPEPCIFLVSNFDLDDFDFPRLEETLLKELPVHKRHTFALLLPNLSDTSIEMKRAFFKEKIWLDALKSSALSFIPFMACFNGFDFPQQEKCLNLYQSHFGLDEKSVKGIAEKLDMSVEEIKSFTKSLDFWLLVKDDSIAEKAMKCVECYCSVNGGLPSTIFQFFKIYFLHLKFINTVADDAKILLHKTLEILSRRR, from the coding sequence ATGGATCAATTCATATGTGACTTCATGGTAGGAAAGAATTTTCAGCAACTGGCCATCAACTTTATCCCTCACTATACCATGCTAGTCAATAAGGCAGGGGGTATCATCTCTCCAGAAAACCTTGATAGAATTCAAGCAGCCCTCAAGGAGGCCAAGCTAAAAGATGTGGCTGACATAATTGAGGAATCACTTGTGGCAGCAGAGAATGCTCCTCTGGATGTGGCTGTGATTGGGGAATCTGGCACTGGGAAGTCCAGTTTCATCAATGCCCTGCGAGGACTTAGTTATGAAGAGGAGGGTTCTGCAAGTGTTGGAGTCGTGGAGACTACCATGAAGAAAACGCCCTATCAACATCCAAAATATCCCAAGGTGACCTTCTGGGACCTGCCTGGAACTGGAACCCCCAATTTCCATCCACATGAATATCTAGAAATGGTGGAATTTGCTACGTATGACTTCTTCATCATTATTTCTTCCTCCCGGTTTAGTCTCAATGATGCTTTGCTGGCCCAAAATATCAAGGAGATAGGCAAGAAATTCTACTTTGTTAGAACCAAGGTGGACAATGATTTATATaatgaagagaaaagcaaacccaTGTCTTTCAAAAGGGAGAGAGTGCTTCAGCAGATACGAGACAACTGCCTGGCTAATCTTAGCAACATTGGAATGCCTGAGCCATGCATCTTCTTGGTCTCCAACTTTGACCTGGACGACTTTGATTTCCCAAGACTGGAGGAAACCCTGCTGAAGGAGCTCCCTGTTCATAAGCGCCACACCTTTGCACTCCTGTTGCCCAATTTATCTGACACTTCCATTGAAATGAAGAGAGCTTTCTTCAAGGAAAAGATCTGGCTGGATGCCCTGAAATCATCAGCTTTGAGCTTCATCCCCTTCATGGCCTGCTTTAATGGCTTTGATTTTCCCCAGCAGGAAAAGTGCTTGAACCTTTACCAGAGCCATTTTGGTTTGGATGAGAAGTCAGTCAAAGGGATTGCAGAGAAGCTGGACATGTCTGTGGAGGAGATCAAGAGTTTCACCAAGTCCTTGGATTTCTGGTTACTTGTGAAGGATGACAGCATAGCAGAAAAAGCCATGAAGTGTGTTGAATGCTATTGCTCAGTAAATGGAGGCCTGCCATCCACTATCTTCCAGTTCTTTAAAATCTACTTTCTACATTTGAAATTCATCAATACAGTGGCTGATGATGCTAAAATTCTTTTGCATAAGACTTTAGAGATCTTAAGTCGCAGAAGATGA
- the LOC121495793 gene encoding T-cell-specific guanine nucleotide triphosphate-binding protein 2-like isoform X2 → MGQSPPSTPSNRNGGDLASSFDKFFKEFKLETKIVSQETISTIQSHLERGDLQSAFSAINDALRDIDNAPLNIAVTGESGTGKSSFINALRGVGHDEEGAAPTGPVETTFLRKAYKHPKFPSVTFWDLPGIGTTSFQPQDYLEKMIFREYDFFIIICATRFKINDVQLATAIKKMKKNFYFVRSKVDSDLYNLKRIKPREFNKDEILQKIRNDCVKHLMEANMSDAQVFLVSSFELSDYDFQSLETTLLRELPSHKRHIFMQYLPIVTEATIDRKRDCLRQKVWLEAIKAGASASIPLVGYISDNDVETLKDTLTLYRSYFGLDDISLKTIAKDLNVSVEKLKANLMFPHLLSVEKYDESLGEKLLKYVEKFCSVSGGPIAAGIYFRKIYYLKNYFLDTVVSDAKVLLKKEEIFKDPVDSEQTYLHMNVGNENGKSDTSSS, encoded by the coding sequence ATGGGTCAGTCCCCTCCTTCCACACCCTCGAATAGAAATGGTGGTGATTTGGCCTCCAGCTTTGACAAGTTTTTTAAGGAATTCAAGCTGGAGACCAAAATTGTCTCTCAGGAGACCATCAGCACAATTCAATCACATCTGGAGAGAGGGGATCTTCAGAGTGCATTTTCTGCAATCAATGATGCATTGAGAGATATTGACAATGCCCCACTGAACATTGCTGTGACCGGGGAATCTGGGACAGGAAAGTCCAGCTTCATCAATGCCCTGCGGGGCGTGGGGCATGACGAAGAAGGGGCTGCCCCCACTGGGCCAGTGGAGACAACTTTTCTCAGAAAGGCCTATAAACACCCAAAGTTTCCCAGTGTGACATTTTGGGATCTGCCTGGCATAGGGACCACTAGCTTTCAGCCTCAGGACTATCTGGAGAAAATGATATTTAGGGAGTATGACTTCTTTATTATCATCTGTGCTACACGCTTCAAAATCAATGATGTGCAACTGGctacagcaattaaaaaaatgaagaagaatttcTACTTTGTCCGATCTAAAGTGGATAGTGATTTATATAATCTAAAAAGAATTAAACCCAGAGAATTCAATAAGGATGAAATCCTGCAAAAGATCCGCAATGACTGTGTGAAACATCTGATGGAGGCCAATATGAGTGATGCTCAGGTCTTCTTAGTCTCCAGCTTTGAGTTATCTGACTATGATTTCCAAAGCCTGGAGACCACCCTTCTGAGGGAGCTCCCTTCCCACAAGCGCCACATCTTCATGCAATACCTGCCGATTGTTACTGAGGCCACCATTGACCGGAAGAGGGATTGCCTGAGACAAAAGGTCTGGCTGGAGGCCATTAAAGCTGGAGCATCAGCCTCCATCCCTTTGGTGGGCTACATCAGTGATAACGATGTGGAAACTTTAAAGGATACTTTAACTCTCTACAGGTCTTACTTTGGATTGGATGATATATCCCTGAAAACCATAGCCAAGGACTTGAATGTGTCCGTGGAGAAACTCAAGGCAAACCTTATGTTTCCCCATTTGCTATCAGTTGAAAAGTACGATGAATCATTAGGGGAAAAACTGTTGAAATATGTGGAAAAATTCTGCTCTGTTAGTGGAGGACCCATTGCTGCTGGTATTTACTTTAGGAAGATTtactatttgaaaaattatttccttgacACTGTGGTGAGTGATGCAAAAGTTctccttaaaaaggaagagatttttaagGACCCTGTGGACTCTGAGCAAACCTATCTACATATGAATGTTGGAAATGAAAATGGGAAAAGTGACACATCCAGCTCCTGA